The Marinilabiliales bacterium genomic sequence TGTTTGAGTATTGCAGTCCGTATCTTAAATGAAAGTCGCCTACGACGGCCCTGGATTTGCTCCTTACGGAGAAATTATTATCTGTGGCCGGGAAGATAAGCTCCCTGGACTGGTTGAGTGATCCAAACATATATGACACGCTGACACCTGCATAGATGTTGTTTGTCAGCCTGATGGCATTTCCCAGGAAGAACCGGTTGATGCCGCCTGAACCTTCATAATAATGCTCTGACTGGCCTGCAAGATCAACGTCAATGATGTTGTAACCCATCTGGCTGTATGGTACAAGTCCGATATTTGTCTTCCACCACCGTGAAAGCGGAAAACCTATTGCAAGATGACTTAATGTAATATTGCCAATATTGTGGGTGCCTTCAGATCCCTTTAATTGCATGGTGTTCCCCGCAAGTCCTGTTGAAAACATGAACGACATGGTATCCTGTGCAGCAGCGGCGGCCGGGTTCATGTAGTTGATATGGTTGTTTTCCTGAAGCCCGAAACCAATTCCTCCCATACCATGGTTACGCCCAAACCCCTCCCTTGCAATATCGCCGATCCCAAACCGGGAGTAAGGGGAGTATGAATTCTTTTGTGCTTCTGTTACAGGCCCAATGAAAAGAGCTGACAAAAACAGTATTAAGTACCTACTTTTTGCTGACATTATGATTTAGTATTACATTCAATCCTGTTAAGACCAGATCAGGATCCACAAAGATGGTGCTTTTTACTTTTTTATCAAAGTAACCGGCATCGCCACCTGTAAAAATAATGACCGGGTCAGTGTATTTTTGTTTTATTGTACCGATATATGTTTCAATTTCATACAGTATTCCGTTAACAACTCCCCAGGCGATCGCATTTTCAGTATTATCTGCAATGAACCCCGCTTTCTCTGGAGGGGATACCAGTGGAAGTTTCCCGGTAAATTCGTGCAGGGCCCGTAACCGCATACTGATGCCCGGCGAGATGTTGCCTCCCAGGTACCTTCCCTGCTCATCAACCAGGTCGAATGTAACTGCCGTGCCGGCATCGACAACCAAAACGGTTCTACCCGGGTAATTATTGCGGGCACCTGCAACTCCTGCCAAACGGTCCTTCCCGAGAGTTGCCGGGGTCGTGTAAAGGTTTGTTACCGGCACTTCAGTATTATCATCGAGCATTATTACAAATGGAAAGCTATCATTCAGGTATCCAAAATGTTTTTCATCATCTTCCCTGACGGAACAGAGGATTACATTTTCTATGCCGGGCCACCTGTTTTTAACAAGACCGGCCTGTTCCTCCCCAATTTGTTCCCACCGGAAGCTGGCAATTATTTTCTGCTGCCTGAAAACGGCTACCTTCACTCCCGAATTCCCGATGTCGATACAGAGGTTCATTGGCCAACTGGGTGTTACCCCGCTGGCCGGCTTGTTAAACCGCAGGCACCGGGGAAATATTGGGTTATTTTTTCCGGTGCAAAAGTATCAATTTTAAACGGAAAGTTTATACTTTTGCTGATCTTTAGCCTGCATCTCCTGAATTGCTAAGGAGTATGCCGGGGGCTGCCTTGAGAACTTTAAATTATACTGTTCAGATCGTGTAGCCGGTAAAATCCAGGTTTAACTAAAAATAAACTATCATGAAGAAGAGGATATTGTTTTTTGCGATGGTCATTTTATTCGCTGGTAAAGGAATGAACTCGTATGGTCAATTGTATGATACTGGTGTCGGAGCCAGACTTGGTTTTTTTAACGGATTGACAGTTAAGCATTTTATGCAGGAGGGCCGGGCTGTTGAGGGTATACTGTCAACCAGGTGGGACGGGTTCATAATTACAGGCCTGTACCAGTTCCAGAGGCCTCTTTCCGACATTGATAACCTTGAATGGTTTTACGGAGGCGGTCTGCATGCAGGGTTCTGGCAGACAGGCAGGTATCATTTTGACGGAAGTGCCAACAGCGTAATAGGCCTGGATCTTATCCTGGGAGTTGAATATACAATTGAGGAGATACCTTTTTCAATAAGTCTGGACTGGAAACCGGCATTCAACGTAATAGGCAATACCAGCTGGTGGGGCGACGGCGCTGCATTGTCGATACGCTATACCTTCAGGTAAGGAGCAGGTCAGAAAAAGCAGTAATCATACCGGTATAATACCTGGAATTGGTAGGTGGCGTAGTAACTGTTAACGCTAAGCATGTTGCCGTGGTTGTCGTATGAATATTCCCTGAACGAGTAGTTTCCGGAGGTTTCATTATACCAAGACTCCCTGATCAGTCTGGAACGGTCATCGTAACTGTACTGGTTGGTAACGGTTTCACGCCCCTGCCGGTCTACTTTTATGATTCTGTCGAGGAGCCCCTCTTCATAAACGAAGTTGTTCCTGAACATCATCTGATCACCCTGATAGTGCCTTTCACCTGTTTTAAGACCGTTTTCCCATGAATACTCAACCTTTCTTACCAGGTTGCCCTGGTTATCATGATATGCTTCTGCAACCAGTTCTCCGCTAACGTTTTTTTCAAGGCGGATGATCTCATTAACGGTATTGTCGGGCAGCACTACAGAAATTTCGGTAATGTTACCCTTGTATGAGAACAGCCTCTTTTCCTTCAGGTTTCCCCCTGAGGTATAATGGATCTCTGAAGTCCTCCCTTCATTGTCAAGGTGGTATGTGTTCCTGTAATCGCCAAGTCCGTCAAATCCCCATTCGGCAATCCTGTTGCCATGGTCATCATAACCGGTCATTCTGCTGAATGTGACCCTTCCGCTGCGGCTGTCGTATATCACATATTCGGTTCTGTTGCCGTAGTTGTCGTACCTGCTGGTAACTTTCCTTGTCTCTTCCCCCTTGGAATTGTAGGAGACCTCTTCAACCTGGTGCCCCTTGCTGTCGTACCTGGCATTCAGGCTTTTTGCCCCCTTTTCGGCCGGTTCATCACCTCTTACCGGGTGGTTCCATTCGGTTACTCCCTTGATCTGGTTCTCGCGGATAAGGCTTTCATTGAGCAATGAGAGGTTGCTTTGCGACCGCAGGTTCAGGGCGACGACAAAGATAAAAGCACAAACAAGCAATACCGGTCTGGTTGCCATGACTTATCAGGTGATTATTGATGTTACATTCTGTTTATACTCTGTTTAGGGTAATTTTGTTACATACCCGGTCATGATTCCTTTGCTGCGGGTGTCGTACCTGCAGGAAATTTCGGGACGGGGAGCGGGGGAGGAATGAAGCTGAATATTTTTCCGGTCAGCCGGCTGATCCGCCAACTTCGGTTTCGAACCTGCCAAGAAGATCCAGGGCCCTTTTTACAGAACCGACATCATTGACAGTCATGGTCAGTTTATTGTTTCTCTCGCTGAGCCTGAAATGCTGTTGTTTCTGGATTGCCCCCAGTATATCCCTGAACAGTTCTGATCTGTAATAGTGTGATTCCTGGTTGGATATGAAAAATATGACCATCTTCCCGTTTCTTATCGAGATCTTTTCAAACCCCAGTCTAACAGCAATATGCCTGAGCCTTACAATATCGAACAGTTCCCTGCTCTGCTTCGGCGGAGGCCCGAACCGGTCAACCAGGTCTGACACGAAGCCTGACAGGGACTCTTCGTCCTCAGCACTGTCAAGCATCCGGTACAACCTGATACGTTCACTGTTGCCAGGGATGTATTCTTCGGGAAGCAGCAGCTCCAGGTCAGTATCTATCTGGCAGTCGCTAACAAACCTTGCTGTGCCGGCCGGCCGGGTTTCCTGTCTGCTGAACAGTTCGCTGAACTCCGTTTCGCGAAGCTCTCTCACAGCCTCATCAAGTATCTTATGGTAAGTCTCAAAACCAATGTCGGCAATGAACCCGCTTTGCTCCCTGCCGAGGAGGTTGCCGGCACCCCTGATATCCAGGTCCTGCATTGCGATATTGAACCCGCTTCCAAGTCCGCTAAACTCCTCAATAGCCCGGAGGCGCTGGCGGGCATCCCGTGTCATTGACTGGGGCGGGGGAACGAGCATGTAGCAGTAGGCCTTTTTGTTTGAGCGGCCCACCCTGCCTCTCAGCTGGTGCAGGTCGCTCAGTCCGAACTGATGTGCGTTGTTTATAATAATTGTGTTGGCATTGGGTATGTCAAGTCCCGATTCAATAATGGTGGTTGATACAAGGACATCATATTTGCCTGAAATGAAACCGAGCATTATATTCTCAAGCCTGCTGCTCTCCATCTGGCCATGTGCGCTTACAACACGGATGCCGGGGCAGCTCCTGGTAATTATTTCTTCAATGTCGGCAATATTCCTGACCCTGTTATGGATGAAGAACACCTGTCCTCCCCGCCTCGTTTCAAATTCCACAGCATCTTTGATGGTTTCAGTATCGAAACGGACCAACCGGGTTTCGATAGGGTGCCTGTTGGGCGGCGGGGTATTGATGATGGCCAGGTCCCTGGCCCCTGAAAGGGAGAACTGAAGTGTTCTGGGTATGGGGGTTGCCGTAAGTGTGAGTGTGTCGACGCTGAACTTCAGGTTTTTCAGTCTCTCTTTAATGGCAACACCGAACTTCTGCTCCTCATCAATTATCAGTAGTCCCAGGTCCCTGAACTTCACGTCTTTCCCGATTATGCGATGAGTTCCTATAAGCACGTCTATTTTGCCTTCAGCGAGCCGGCCAATGATCTCCTTCTGTTTTCTGGCAGACCTGAAACGGCTGAGGTGCTCAACGCTGCAGGGGAATTCCTTCAGCCTCTCCAGGAAGGTATTGTAATGCTGCATGGCAAGAATGGTGGTGGGTACCAGAAGCGCCACCTGCTTGCTGTCGGTCACCGCCTTGAAAGCAGCCCTGATGGCCACCTCGGTCTTTCCGAACCCGACATCACCGCACACCAGCATATCCATGGGCATGGAAGATTCCATCTGCTCCTTTACCATATTGGTCGCTTTAAGCTGGTCGGGCGTATCTTCATATATAAATGAGGCCTCAAGCTCTTTCTGCAGATAGGAGTCGGGAGAGAACCTGAATCCTTTTTCCATTTTGCGCCTGGCGTAAAGGTTTATCAGCTCCCTTGCCATTTCCTTAACTTTCCCTTTGGTCCTTTCCTTGACCTTTTGCCAGGCTCCCGTGCCCAGCTTGTTTATTTTCGGGGGGATGCCCTCCTTGCCTTTGTACCTGGATATCCGGTGCAGGGAATGAATGCTTACGTAAAGGGTGTCATTGTCTTTGTAAACCAGCTTGAGTGTTTCCTGGAGCCTGCCGTTAACCTCTATCTTCTCAAGTCCCCCGAACTTCCCAATGCCATGGTCAATGTGCACCACATAATCACCGGGTTTAAGATCCTGGAGGGTTTTGAGGGTGACAGATTCCTTTCTTTTAAAATCTTCTTTTATCCTGTAGCGGTGATGTCTTTCGAATACCTGGTGATCGGTATAGCAGCAGATTTGCAGGTCATGATCGGCAAAACCACGGTAAAGGCCCGACAGTACCGGGGTAAAAGTCACCGTACCATATATTTCGTTGAATATCTCACCGAGTCTTTCAAACTGTTTCTGGTTTTCAGAAAAGATGTAGTTGGTGTACCCCTTCTCACTGTTGTCGGCAAGGGTCTGTGCAAGGAGCTCGAAATTCTTCCTGAAAGCGGGCTGGGGAGAGGTGTTGAACCCTATTGTACGTGCACTGCCGAAGAATGGTGATTGCCCGCTTTCAATCAACGAAAACCTCATCAGTTCTCTTTCAGTCTCATCCCTGCCGGAGAAAAACATCTCCTTGTCAACACCCTCACCAGCCAGGTCTTCGTTGTAAGCTGAAGGATCAGCAGCATCAAAGAGTTCTGAAATTCCTGCAAGAACCAGCTCGGTGTCTTTTATCCATACCAGTGCAGTGTCGTCAAAAAGTGACAGCAGGTTACATGTTGAACCCGTTTGACCGGTCAGCTGGCGGCCTATCCCGGTATCGGGTACTATTGATACCGAATCTGTCCTTTTTTCTGATAACTGGGTCTCAATATCGAAGTACCTGATGGTCTCGACCGTATCGCCGAAAAAGTCAATGCGGCAGGGACGGTCGTCTGAGAATGAGAAAACATCGATTATGCTTCCCCTGACAGCGAACTCTCCCGGCTCATACACAAAGTCGGTCTCCCTGAAACCGTACTCAAGCAGCAGCTCGGTCAGGAAGCTCCGTGAAACGGCCTCTCCCTTTTTCAGTTCAGTGCTTACCTGCTCAAGGGAGGTTTTTGGTATAACCTTCTCAAACAGGGCTTCCGGGTAGGTCACTATTGCAGATTTGCCTCCTTCGCCGGAAAGGTGCCTGAGCACCTCTGTACGCTGTATCATGCCTGCCGCATCTGTACTCTTTCCGGTAAGGGAAGGCCTGCGCGACGAGGGAAAAAATAGAAGCTTATGCCGGCCGCACAGGTTCTCAAGGTCATTCATGAAGTATGCGGCCTCCTCTTTGTCGCTAAGGATGAACAGGTTGGCGTTCAGACGTTTATGTATTACGGCTGCCGCGCACATTGAGAGCGAGGATCCTGCAAGTGTTCGCAGAAAGCATCTTGCCGGACTCTCTTCGTCAAGAATCTCCAGCAGCCTGGCCACCACCGGGTGGCTTTTATACAGGCATAACGGGCTTTCGGGCACTTTGCAGGTAACTTATATTATGGCTGATTTTCCGCGGCATTGTCAAAAAAGTTGTTCCCGGCGGATTTGCAGGTGCAAAATTAGTTATTTTAGCCGACTATAACCAGAAATGCTTTTTGGGGAGCAGGGGATGCCGGCAGGGTGATTACACTCCACCGGCAGTCCATCACCAGTCCACCGGCAGTCCACCGGCAGTCCA encodes the following:
- a CDS encoding type III pantothenate kinase; translation: MNLCIDIGNSGVKVAVFRQQKIIASFRWEQIGEEQAGLVKNRWPGIENVILCSVREDDEKHFGYLNDSFPFVIMLDDNTEVPVTNLYTTPATLGKDRLAGVAGARNNYPGRTVLVVDAGTAVTFDLVDEQGRYLGGNISPGISMRLRALHEFTGKLPLVSPPEKAGFIADNTENAIAWGVVNGILYEIETYIGTIKQKYTDPVIIFTGGDAGYFDKKVKSTIFVDPDLVLTGLNVILNHNVSKK
- the mfd gene encoding transcription-repair coupling factor; translation: MPESPLCLYKSHPVVARLLEILDEESPARCFLRTLAGSSLSMCAAAVIHKRLNANLFILSDKEEAAYFMNDLENLCGRHKLLFFPSSRRPSLTGKSTDAAGMIQRTEVLRHLSGEGGKSAIVTYPEALFEKVIPKTSLEQVSTELKKGEAVSRSFLTELLLEYGFRETDFVYEPGEFAVRGSIIDVFSFSDDRPCRIDFFGDTVETIRYFDIETQLSEKRTDSVSIVPDTGIGRQLTGQTGSTCNLLSLFDDTALVWIKDTELVLAGISELFDAADPSAYNEDLAGEGVDKEMFFSGRDETERELMRFSLIESGQSPFFGSARTIGFNTSPQPAFRKNFELLAQTLADNSEKGYTNYIFSENQKQFERLGEIFNEIYGTVTFTPVLSGLYRGFADHDLQICCYTDHQVFERHHRYRIKEDFKRKESVTLKTLQDLKPGDYVVHIDHGIGKFGGLEKIEVNGRLQETLKLVYKDNDTLYVSIHSLHRISRYKGKEGIPPKINKLGTGAWQKVKERTKGKVKEMARELINLYARRKMEKGFRFSPDSYLQKELEASFIYEDTPDQLKATNMVKEQMESSMPMDMLVCGDVGFGKTEVAIRAAFKAVTDSKQVALLVPTTILAMQHYNTFLERLKEFPCSVEHLSRFRSARKQKEIIGRLAEGKIDVLIGTHRIIGKDVKFRDLGLLIIDEEQKFGVAIKERLKNLKFSVDTLTLTATPIPRTLQFSLSGARDLAIINTPPPNRHPIETRLVRFDTETIKDAVEFETRRGGQVFFIHNRVRNIADIEEIITRSCPGIRVVSAHGQMESSRLENIMLGFISGKYDVLVSTTIIESGLDIPNANTIIINNAHQFGLSDLHQLRGRVGRSNKKAYCYMLVPPPQSMTRDARQRLRAIEEFSGLGSGFNIAMQDLDIRGAGNLLGREQSGFIADIGFETYHKILDEAVRELRETEFSELFSRQETRPAGTARFVSDCQIDTDLELLLPEEYIPGNSERIRLYRMLDSAEDEESLSGFVSDLVDRFGPPPKQSRELFDIVRLRHIAVRLGFEKISIRNGKMVIFFISNQESHYYRSELFRDILGAIQKQQHFRLSERNNKLTMTVNDVGSVKRALDLLGRFETEVGGSAG